A region from the Triticum urartu cultivar G1812 chromosome 1, Tu2.1, whole genome shotgun sequence genome encodes:
- the LOC125519552 gene encoding carboxymethylenebutenolidase homolog isoform X2, which produces MAATAAAAAVRPSLPITPPRRERSAACCSLAPATSARSTRLPPSSRWHCTVVTHAGSRRLQGPRCSQAEVASSTVDDDEACELVRGTDVVIGQGDDESVRAYLLEAVKNNNGTCVLFLSDVFGFEDSATRDFAYRIACHGYNVLVPDLFRGNPWKKSLPMDGFQAWLAGQAPERVAGDIDTCRKWLVDDFLAAAPSKKLGVVGFCYGGGRLVETLARDADAACFRAGVCFYGSRMDASLGARIAAPVLFVCGDGDPLCPVETVRELERSARGAKAAVYAGRGHGFAHRPESLEDDGDAEDAFAMMKSWFHDHLLA; this is translated from the exons ATGGCGGCCACGGCGGCCGCAGCCGCAGTGCGCCCGTCTCTCCCCATCACGCCTCCGCGGCGCGAGCGCAGCGCCGCCTGCTGCTCGCTTGCGCCGGCGACCAGCGCGCGGTCCACACGCTTGCCGCCGTCCTCT AGATGGCACTGCACCGTCGTCACCCATGCCGGGAGCCGCCGGCTCCAGGGGCCGCGCTGCAGCCAGGCCGAAGTGGCGAGCAGCAccgtggacgacgacgaggcgtGCGAGCTGGTGAGGGGCACGGACGTCGTCATCGGGCAGGGCGACGACGAGAGCGTCCGCGCCTACCTCCTCGAGGCCGTCAAGAACAACAACGGCACCTGCGTCCTCTTCCTCTCCGACGTCTTCGGCTTCGAGGACTCCGCCACCCGGGACTTCGCCTATCGCATCGCATGCCACGGCTACAA CGTTCTGGTGCCGGACTTGTTCCGCGGGAACCCGTGGAAGAAGAGCCTGCCGATGGACGGGTTCCAGGCGTGGCTCGCCGGGCAGGCCCCGGAGAGGGTGGCCGGCGACATCGACACGTGCAGGAAATGGCTGGTTGACGACTTCCTGGCGGCCGCGCCGTCCAAGAAGCTGGGCGTGGTCGGGTTCTGCTACGGGGGCGGCCGCCTCGTGGAGACGCTGGCGCGCGACGCCGATGCCGCCTGCTTCAGAGCGGGCGTCTGCTTCTACGGGTCCCGGATGGACGCGTCGCTCGGGGCACGGATCGCGGCGCCGGTGCTGTTCGTGTGCGGCGACGGCGACCCGCTGTGCCCCGTGGAGACGGTGCGGGAGCTGGAGAGGAGCGCGAGGGGCGCCAAGGCGGCCGTGTACGCCGGCAGGGGCCACGGGTTCGCGCACcggccggagtcgctggaggacGACGGCGACGCCGAGGACGCGTTCGCGATGATGAAGAGCTGGTTCCACGACCACCTGCTTGCTTGA
- the LOC125519552 gene encoding carboxymethylenebutenolidase homolog isoform X1 yields MAATAAAAAVRPSLPITPPRRERSAACCSLAPATSARSTRLPPSSVIPLQRWHCTVVTHAGSRRLQGPRCSQAEVASSTVDDDEACELVRGTDVVIGQGDDESVRAYLLEAVKNNNGTCVLFLSDVFGFEDSATRDFAYRIACHGYNVLVPDLFRGNPWKKSLPMDGFQAWLAGQAPERVAGDIDTCRKWLVDDFLAAAPSKKLGVVGFCYGGGRLVETLARDADAACFRAGVCFYGSRMDASLGARIAAPVLFVCGDGDPLCPVETVRELERSARGAKAAVYAGRGHGFAHRPESLEDDGDAEDAFAMMKSWFHDHLLA; encoded by the exons ATGGCGGCCACGGCGGCCGCAGCCGCAGTGCGCCCGTCTCTCCCCATCACGCCTCCGCGGCGCGAGCGCAGCGCCGCCTGCTGCTCGCTTGCGCCGGCGACCAGCGCGCGGTCCACACGCTTGCCGCCGTCCTCTGTAA TTCCCTTGCAGAGATGGCACTGCACCGTCGTCACCCATGCCGGGAGCCGCCGGCTCCAGGGGCCGCGCTGCAGCCAGGCCGAAGTGGCGAGCAGCAccgtggacgacgacgaggcgtGCGAGCTGGTGAGGGGCACGGACGTCGTCATCGGGCAGGGCGACGACGAGAGCGTCCGCGCCTACCTCCTCGAGGCCGTCAAGAACAACAACGGCACCTGCGTCCTCTTCCTCTCCGACGTCTTCGGCTTCGAGGACTCCGCCACCCGGGACTTCGCCTATCGCATCGCATGCCACGGCTACAA CGTTCTGGTGCCGGACTTGTTCCGCGGGAACCCGTGGAAGAAGAGCCTGCCGATGGACGGGTTCCAGGCGTGGCTCGCCGGGCAGGCCCCGGAGAGGGTGGCCGGCGACATCGACACGTGCAGGAAATGGCTGGTTGACGACTTCCTGGCGGCCGCGCCGTCCAAGAAGCTGGGCGTGGTCGGGTTCTGCTACGGGGGCGGCCGCCTCGTGGAGACGCTGGCGCGCGACGCCGATGCCGCCTGCTTCAGAGCGGGCGTCTGCTTCTACGGGTCCCGGATGGACGCGTCGCTCGGGGCACGGATCGCGGCGCCGGTGCTGTTCGTGTGCGGCGACGGCGACCCGCTGTGCCCCGTGGAGACGGTGCGGGAGCTGGAGAGGAGCGCGAGGGGCGCCAAGGCGGCCGTGTACGCCGGCAGGGGCCACGGGTTCGCGCACcggccggagtcgctggaggacGACGGCGACGCCGAGGACGCGTTCGCGATGATGAAGAGCTGGTTCCACGACCACCTGCTTGCTTGA